The Argiope bruennichi chromosome 9, qqArgBrue1.1, whole genome shotgun sequence genome contains a region encoding:
- the LOC129984774 gene encoding glycine-rich protein-like — protein MFLLVVFACIALAQASFLPAQPYDYGYAVNNLFSHQYKQEAGNGVGGVVGSYGTVDARGNFQYRNYASGAGYPIYGYGLNGYGLRYDGYGLPYGAYGNLGYRYGGALGYPALI, from the exons ATGTTTCTTCTCGTCGTCTTTGCTTGCATTGCATTGGCTCAAGCC tcttttcTTCCTGCCCAACCTTATGATTACGGATATGCCGTCAATAATCTCTTCAGCCACCAGTACAAGCAAGAAGCCGGAAACGGTGTTGGAGGTGTAGTGGGAAGCTACGGTACCGTTGATGCTCGAGGAAACTTCCAATACAGGAACTATGCATCGGGTGCCGGATATCCCATCTACGGCTATGGATTAAATGGATACGGGCTCAGATACGATGGATATGGACTTCCATATGGAGCTTATGGAAATCTTGGTTATCGTTATGGAGGTGCATTAGGATACCCCGCCTTGATTTAA
- the LOC129984896 gene encoding cuticle protein 16.8-like: MSLKVILILAVATLAATAPFVPIEEIHKPLPYSFGYKIKDKHGEQHREETGDGVGVVKGSYGFTDERGIHRQVHYVADKAGFRAEVKTNEHGTAPFDPAHVKMISSAHPYLGGAGAKVLGGPALAVLEAAKFLGSALASESPALFAKPVLASLEAPKLFAADLAAKSAFLGAPFAVGGLPLGGPTVYAEPLLGGAITGYDSRFGA, encoded by the exons ATGTCTTTAAAG GTAATTCTGATCCTTGCAGTAGCAACACTTGCAGCTACTGCTCCATTCGTTCCCATTGAAGAa ATTCATAAGCCATTGCCATACTCTTTCGGATACAAAATCAAAGACAAGCATGGTGAACAACATCGTGAAGAAACAGGTGATGGCGTTGGCGTCGTGAAAGGCAGCTACGGATTCACAGACGAAAGAGGAATCCATCGCCAAGTACATTACGTAGCAGACAAGGCTGGTTTTCGCGCAGAAGTCAAAACAAATGAACATGGAACCGCCCCTTTCGATCCAGCTCACGTTAAGATGATTTCTTCAGCCCACCCTTACCTTGGAGGTGCTGGAGCTAAAGTTCTTGGTGGTCCAGCCCTGGCTGTTCTGGAAGCCGCTAAATTCCTTGGTTCTGCTTTGGCTTCTGAATCTCCTGCTCTTTTTGCCAAACCAGTGCTGGCAAGTTTGGAAGCACCAAAGCTTTTCGCTGCTGATTTAGCTGCCAAATCTGCATTTCTAGGTGCTCCTTTTGCTGTTGGAGGACTGCCATTAGGAGGACCAACCGTTTACGCTGAGCCTCTACTTGGAGGAGCGATCACAGGTTATGACAGTAGATTTGGAGCTTGA